Proteins from a genomic interval of Chroococcidiopsis thermalis PCC 7203:
- a CDS encoding SDR family oxidoreductase, translating into MLNVENKVIAITGASSGIGEATAKLLAQNGAYVVLGARRTEKLKKIVKEIHQQGGTAEFKALDVTNREDVKAFIEFTKDKFGRVDVIFNNAGVMPLSPLNSLKVEDWDTTIDVNIRGVLNGIAASLPMMEAQGGGQIINTASIGAHLVVPTAAVYCATKYAVWAISEGLRQESKNIRVTTISPGVVETQLGAEITDNAAKDLMKEIRKTALTPDAIASAVLYAVSQPDDVDVNEVIVRLTASAF; encoded by the coding sequence ATGTTAAACGTAGAAAATAAAGTCATTGCGATTACTGGAGCCAGTAGTGGCATCGGAGAAGCTACCGCCAAGTTACTTGCCCAAAATGGTGCTTATGTTGTTCTAGGGGCACGGCGAACCGAAAAGCTGAAAAAGATTGTCAAGGAAATACACCAGCAAGGGGGTACAGCCGAATTTAAAGCTCTCGATGTCACCAATCGCGAGGATGTGAAAGCCTTTATTGAGTTTACCAAGGATAAGTTCGGTCGCGTCGATGTCATCTTCAACAATGCAGGTGTGATGCCCCTGTCCCCGTTGAATAGCTTGAAAGTCGAGGACTGGGATACCACAATCGACGTGAACATTCGTGGTGTATTGAATGGCATTGCGGCTTCTTTGCCGATGATGGAGGCACAAGGCGGCGGACAGATTATCAATACAGCGTCTATCGGCGCACATTTGGTAGTGCCTACTGCCGCAGTGTATTGCGCCACCAAATATGCAGTTTGGGCAATCTCCGAAGGACTGCGGCAGGAATCGAAAAATATTCGCGTCACCACCATCTCTCCTGGTGTGGTAGAAACCCAACTCGGTGCAGAAATTACAGATAATGCAGCAAAAGACCTAATGAAGGAAATCCGTAAAACCGCACTGACTCCAGATGCGATCGCATCTGCCGTTTTGTATGCGGTGTCCCAGCCGGACGATGTTGATGTCAACGAAGTGATTGTCCGACTAACAGCCAGCGCATTCTAG
- a CDS encoding AAA family ATPase — protein MIALPGVAINSKIYESAASVVYRGIREQDGQAIVVKLLKQDYPSAQELTRYKQEYEITRSLNLSGVVKAYSQQDYQRTIAILLEDFGGESIERWMQQRPEEFCPMPLANFFRLALDITEILGRIHHANIIHKDINPGNIVFNPDTGVVKIIDFGIATQFNRTNPSFKSPHVLEGTLAYISPEQTGRMNRWLDYRTDFYSLGVTFYELLTGQLPFPTTDILELVHCHIAKLPVPPHKLNAAIPKQVSDIIMKLMAKNAEDRYGSAWGIKADLETCAQQLEQSGQIDRISLGLQDISGQFHIPQKLYGREAQIGALLSAFDRVAVRGNEDNAQFKVEMMLISGYSGVGKTALVQELYKPITAKHGYFIWGKFDQFERNIPYSAIVDALQKLVQQLLGEPDEQVQQWRSHLLAALGSNGQIIIDAIPEVELIIGKQPPVPSVGATEAQNRFNLTFQKFVRVFCDKEHPLVIFLDDLQWIDSATLKLIELLLLDEQTQFLFLIGAYRDNEVHPTHPLVLTLLELRKQGAVLQEIILTPLTLESLNQLIAETLDRNPDTVRDLAQLVLCKTEGNPFFVGEFLRMLYSENLLTFNAEHLSWQWNIAQIQARNITDNVVELLLLQLKKLPEETRQILRLAACVGAEFDLETLAIACEKSPKIISLDLLAAIHAGLIQPLSELDENLLVQDYKFLHDRVQQAAYALIDESHKQVVHLQIGRNLLEKTSPEQLSERLFEIIDHLDRGIELVTAQPERTEIARLNLMAGQKAKAATAYEAALKYFKTGLKLLDTDSWQNEYDLTLALYSQAAGAAYLHGCFDEMEQFVEVVLIRAKTAIDKVQVYDSRIQRYLSQGNLKSALKIGSEVLKLLGIDLIENPSQVDIQRELESTAALLAEREIEDLINLPEMTAPEPLAAMSILANIGAAAFIVSPALVILITCKAVNLSINYGNAIWSSLYYAVYGFILCGVVQDIELGYKFGKMALGLAERLNTQKGKAKALMFSGAHIMHWKVHLRNTIPMLADAYQSGVETGDFEFAGYAAYNVCYNSFFAGESLTQLEQKTANYSKAIGEIRRESPSHWIAMLWQTILNLLDRSENPSRLMGSVCDEEQALSHAIAVKDGTGISRFYLYKIILCYLFGEYHQAIQTAVLARQHFEEVTAIKVLPLFCLYHSLALLSLPLDASSSQKAAWLSSVNANQEKMQKWAEHAPMNYLHKFYLVEAEKARVLGQFFEAEEFYERAISGASENELIQEEALAYELTAKHYLARGREKIAQTYMKEAHYCYDRWGAKAKVKDLENRYPQFFSQLSKVTLTSVSTTSETSSNRSDTALDLAAIMKASQAIAREIELEHLLRSLMQILIQNAGAQTGYLILENSGEWVIEATGQLNDGDGENAYITQVLQSVPIIDCLPESIINYVIRSHETVILNNAIGEGAFINESYIQRNQTKSIFCLPLLNQAKLVGVLYLENQLAAGTFTPERSQVLNLLSTQAAIAIENAKLYSKLREGESRMKQFLEAVPVGIGVLNAAGRPYYFNQQATQLLGKGIDPSLTPDRLAEVYQTYLAGTKRKYPTEKLPIVRALSGERTRVDDVEIHQNNTTIPVEAWGTPVYDERGNIAYAIAAFQDITERKQAEKLLADYNRTLEQQVAQRTAALRRSEAKFRNIFENSQVGIFRNRISDGLILNANQRLANLLGFDSPEEIVGLEHSIDYFVNPSDRQQAHELMKRDGELRSYEAQLRKRDGTVFWGLTSSYLNAADGYVEGVVADISNLKQAEAALRDSEAELRAIVSAIPDPLCIFNAEGQLLCTIKGNPSYGEECTGKTLHQLFAKEQADEFLNHIQQVLRTQQVLTVEYSHCFAGREIWFSARIAPIQHEQVIWLARDITLQKQAEAASILEERNRMAREIHDTLAQAFTGILAQVGAANQVLTDDLEATGAHLDLIKELARTGLSEARRSVIALRPQLLESSSLQSALHRLVAQTRAAATDTTLYYEIEGAVYSLPTEVESNLLRIGQEALTNAIRHANADEIRVELVYDRDRFCLRVRDNGQGFGVGSIPSSEGFGLLGMSERAERIGAQLTIRSQPGQGTEIIVTVNRE, from the coding sequence ATGATTGCCCTACCTGGAGTCGCCATCAATAGCAAAATCTATGAGAGTGCGGCATCTGTTGTGTATCGCGGCATTAGAGAGCAAGACGGGCAAGCGATCGTCGTCAAACTGCTGAAGCAAGATTACCCCTCTGCTCAAGAATTAACTCGCTACAAACAGGAATATGAAATTACCCGCTCCCTGAATCTCTCTGGAGTTGTCAAAGCATACAGCCAGCAAGACTATCAACGCACGATCGCGATTCTCTTAGAAGATTTTGGGGGAGAATCTATCGAGAGATGGATGCAGCAGCGTCCAGAAGAATTCTGTCCCATGCCCTTAGCCAATTTCTTTCGATTAGCCCTTGACATTACAGAGATTCTGGGCAGGATTCATCACGCTAATATCATCCACAAAGATATCAATCCTGGCAACATCGTTTTCAATCCAGATACGGGTGTGGTAAAAATCATTGATTTCGGTATTGCCACCCAGTTTAACCGCACCAATCCAAGCTTCAAAAGTCCTCATGTATTAGAAGGTACACTTGCCTACATTTCTCCTGAGCAAACGGGGCGGATGAATCGTTGGCTCGATTACCGCACTGATTTTTACTCGCTGGGCGTGACATTCTACGAACTTTTAACCGGACAGCTACCTTTCCCGACAACAGACATACTAGAGCTAGTCCATTGCCATATTGCCAAATTACCCGTTCCGCCTCACAAATTGAATGCAGCGATCCCCAAACAAGTCTCAGATATCATCATGAAATTGATGGCGAAAAATGCGGAAGATCGCTATGGGAGTGCCTGGGGAATTAAGGCGGATCTAGAAACCTGCGCCCAGCAACTAGAACAAAGCGGTCAAATCGATCGCATCTCTTTAGGTCTTCAAGATATTTCGGGGCAGTTTCACATTCCCCAAAAACTGTATGGACGAGAAGCCCAGATTGGAGCATTATTATCGGCGTTTGATAGAGTAGCCGTCAGGGGGAATGAAGACAATGCTCAGTTCAAAGTCGAAATGATGCTAATCTCTGGCTATTCTGGAGTTGGCAAAACAGCATTAGTGCAGGAACTTTATAAACCCATCACGGCAAAGCACGGCTATTTTATCTGGGGCAAATTTGACCAGTTTGAGCGTAATATTCCCTACAGTGCAATTGTCGATGCCCTGCAAAAATTGGTGCAGCAACTTCTGGGGGAACCGGATGAGCAAGTGCAACAATGGCGATCGCATTTACTTGCGGCATTGGGCAGCAACGGACAAATTATTATTGATGCAATCCCAGAAGTTGAGCTAATTATTGGCAAGCAGCCACCCGTACCGTCCGTTGGAGCAACTGAAGCTCAAAATCGCTTCAATCTAACGTTTCAAAAATTTGTGCGGGTGTTTTGTGACAAGGAGCATCCCCTAGTAATTTTCTTAGACGATTTGCAGTGGATCGACTCAGCCACGCTAAAGTTAATCGAGCTATTATTACTTGACGAACAGACACAATTCCTATTTTTGATTGGAGCCTATCGAGATAATGAAGTGCATCCAACGCATCCACTAGTCTTGACGCTCTTAGAATTGCGAAAACAAGGGGCAGTGCTTCAGGAGATAATCTTGACACCTTTAACGTTGGAATCGTTGAATCAATTGATTGCCGAGACGCTAGATCGTAATCCTGACACTGTTCGCGATTTAGCCCAATTAGTGTTATGTAAAACCGAGGGCAACCCTTTCTTTGTTGGTGAGTTTTTGCGAATGCTGTATAGCGAAAATCTTCTGACCTTTAACGCGGAACACTTAAGCTGGCAGTGGAATATTGCTCAAATTCAAGCCCGAAATATAACCGATAATGTGGTAGAACTGCTGCTGCTCCAGTTGAAGAAATTGCCAGAAGAAACACGGCAAATTCTCCGCTTAGCCGCTTGTGTTGGAGCTGAATTTGATTTAGAAACGTTAGCGATCGCTTGTGAAAAATCGCCGAAAATAATTTCTCTAGATTTACTAGCTGCAATACATGCTGGATTAATTCAACCTCTATCTGAATTAGACGAAAACTTGTTAGTTCAAGACTACAAGTTTTTGCACGATCGGGTACAGCAAGCTGCTTATGCCTTAATTGATGAGTCGCACAAACAAGTTGTTCATTTGCAGATCGGACGTAATTTACTCGAAAAAACTTCACCAGAGCAACTGTCGGAACGGCTATTTGAAATTATCGATCATCTAGATCGGGGAATTGAGCTAGTCACTGCTCAACCAGAACGAACTGAAATTGCCAGATTGAATTTAATGGCAGGACAGAAAGCAAAGGCAGCAACGGCTTATGAAGCAGCTCTTAAGTATTTCAAAACAGGGCTTAAACTCTTAGATACAGATAGTTGGCAGAATGAGTATGACCTAACTTTAGCGTTGTACTCCCAAGCAGCAGGAGCAGCGTATCTTCATGGCTGCTTCGATGAGATGGAACAATTCGTAGAAGTGGTACTCATCCGCGCCAAGACAGCGATCGACAAAGTGCAGGTTTACGATAGCAGAATTCAGAGATATTTGTCACAGGGCAACCTGAAATCAGCACTAAAAATTGGCTCGGAAGTGTTAAAGCTCCTGGGAATAGATTTAATAGAAAATCCAAGTCAGGTAGATATTCAAAGGGAATTGGAGTCAACGGCTGCACTACTCGCTGAACGAGAAATCGAAGACTTGATTAATTTACCAGAGATGACTGCACCAGAACCGCTAGCAGCAATGTCAATCCTAGCGAATATAGGGGCTGCTGCATTTATCGTGTCACCAGCACTGGTGATACTGATTACTTGCAAAGCGGTAAATTTATCAATCAACTATGGTAATGCTATCTGGTCATCACTGTATTATGCTGTCTACGGGTTTATTCTATGTGGAGTTGTTCAAGACATTGAACTCGGTTATAAGTTCGGCAAAATGGCTCTGGGTTTGGCAGAACGATTGAATACCCAAAAAGGAAAGGCTAAAGCATTAATGTTTTCGGGTGCCCATATCATGCACTGGAAGGTGCATCTTAGGAACACAATACCGATGCTGGCTGATGCCTATCAAAGTGGAGTGGAAACTGGAGACTTTGAATTTGCTGGTTATGCTGCCTATAACGTATGCTATAACTCGTTTTTTGCTGGTGAGTCACTCACCCAACTAGAACAAAAAACAGCAAACTACAGCAAAGCGATCGGTGAAATTAGACGAGAAAGCCCCTCGCATTGGATTGCAATGTTGTGGCAGACAATTCTTAATTTGTTAGATAGGTCTGAAAATCCCAGCCGTTTAATGGGTAGTGTATGTGATGAAGAGCAGGCGTTATCACACGCTATTGCAGTTAAAGATGGAACTGGAATTAGCCGCTTTTATTTATACAAAATTATACTGTGTTACCTATTTGGAGAATATCATCAAGCTATACAAACCGCTGTTTTGGCAAGGCAACACTTTGAAGAGGTGACAGCAATAAAGGTTTTGCCTTTATTCTGTTTGTATCATTCTCTAGCGCTTTTGAGCCTACCGCTTGATGCTTCAAGCTCTCAAAAAGCAGCTTGGCTAAGTAGTGTTAACGCCAACCAAGAAAAGATGCAGAAATGGGCAGAACATGCTCCAATGAATTATCTACATAAGTTTTATCTGGTCGAGGCAGAAAAAGCGCGAGTCTTAGGGCAATTTTTTGAGGCTGAAGAGTTTTATGAACGCGCTATATCGGGTGCTTCTGAAAATGAGTTGATCCAAGAAGAAGCACTAGCTTATGAATTGACGGCTAAACATTATTTAGCACGAGGTCGGGAAAAAATTGCCCAAACATACATGAAAGAAGCCCATTACTGCTACGATCGCTGGGGTGCAAAAGCTAAAGTTAAAGATTTGGAAAATCGCTATCCGCAATTTTTTTCTCAGTTGTCTAAGGTAACTCTCACGTCAGTATCTACCACTTCTGAAACTAGCTCTAATCGCTCGGATACTGCTTTAGATTTAGCGGCGATAATGAAAGCTTCACAAGCGATTGCTCGTGAAATTGAACTAGAGCATTTGCTGCGTTCCTTAATGCAAATCTTAATTCAGAATGCTGGCGCACAAACCGGATATTTAATTCTAGAAAACTCAGGAGAGTGGGTAATTGAAGCGACTGGTCAACTAAATGATGGTGATGGTGAGAATGCCTATATTACGCAAGTGCTGCAATCCGTTCCAATTATAGATTGCTTGCCTGAATCAATTATTAATTATGTAATTCGTAGCCATGAAACTGTCATTTTAAACAATGCGATTGGTGAAGGAGCTTTTATCAATGAGTCATACATTCAACGCAACCAAACCAAATCTATTTTCTGTTTGCCACTACTCAATCAAGCTAAGCTAGTAGGTGTATTGTATTTAGAAAATCAATTAGCGGCTGGAACATTTACACCCGAGCGATCGCAAGTTCTGAATCTGTTATCTACCCAGGCGGCGATCGCTATTGAAAATGCCAAGCTCTACTCAAAACTACGTGAAGGCGAGAGTAGAATGAAACAATTTCTAGAAGCGGTTCCGGTGGGCATTGGAGTATTGAATGCGGCAGGTCGCCCCTACTACTTTAATCAGCAGGCAACTCAGCTATTGGGTAAGGGGATCGATCCTTCCCTAACACCGGATCGACTTGCAGAAGTTTATCAAACTTATCTGGCGGGAACCAAGCGAAAATATCCAACTGAGAAACTGCCGATTGTGCGGGCGTTGAGTGGTGAACGTACTAGAGTTGATGATGTAGAAATCCACCAAAACAACACCACAATTCCAGTTGAAGCATGGGGAACGCCAGTTTATGACGAACGGGGCAATATAGCTTATGCGATCGCAGCTTTTCAAGACATTACCGAGCGCAAACAAGCCGAGAAATTACTAGCCGATTACAACCGGACTTTAGAACAACAGGTTGCCCAACGAACCGCAGCGTTACGGAGAAGTGAAGCCAAGTTTCGCAATATCTTTGAAAACTCACAGGTTGGCATCTTCCGAAACCGCATCTCGGATGGATTAATTCTCAATGCCAACCAACGCCTTGCCAACCTATTGGGCTTTGATTCACCAGAGGAGATCGTTGGGCTAGAACACAGCATCGACTATTTTGTAAATCCCAGCGATCGCCAACAAGCCCATGAGTTGATGAAGCGGGATGGGGAACTGCGAAGCTATGAAGCACAACTGCGAAAACGAGATGGGACAGTTTTCTGGGGACTTACCTCTTCTTATCTGAATGCAGCCGATGGATACGTCGAAGGGGTGGTTGCGGATATTAGCAATCTCAAACAAGCAGAAGCCGCGTTGCGAGACTCTGAAGCAGAACTGCGGGCGATCGTTTCAGCCATTCCCGATCCGCTATGTATCTTCAATGCTGAAGGGCAATTGCTCTGCACAATCAAAGGAAATCCATCCTATGGAGAGGAGTGTACTGGCAAAACGCTGCATCAACTTTTTGCCAAAGAACAAGCCGATGAATTCCTGAATCACATTCAGCAGGTGCTGAGAACCCAACAAGTCCTCACCGTTGAATACAGTCACTGCTTTGCTGGGCGAGAAATCTGGTTTTCGGCTCGCATTGCCCCGATTCAGCACGAACAGGTGATTTGGCTGGCGCGAGATATTACGCTGCAAAAGCAAGCAGAAGCCGCCTCGATTTTAGAAGAACGTAACCGCATGGCACGCGAAATTCACGACACACTTGCTCAGGCGTTTACAGGCATTCTGGCTCAGGTAGGAGCCGCAAACCAAGTGCTAACGGACGATTTAGAAGCAACTGGGGCACACCTGGATCTGATCAAAGAATTGGCGCGAACTGGACTAAGTGAAGCGCGGCGATCCGTGATAGCGCTCCGTCCTCAGCTTTTGGAGTCGAGCAGTTTACAGAGCGCTCTACATCGTCTCGTCGCTCAAACCAGAGCTGCCGCAACTGATACCACTTTATATTATGAGATCGAGGGTGCAGTGTATTCTCTCCCTACTGAAGTAGAGAGTAACCTACTGCGGATTGGACAGGAAGCATTAACCAATGCGATCAGACACGCCAATGCTGACGAAATTCGAGTGGAGCTAGTCTACGATCGCGATCGATTTTGCTTGCGCGTGAGAGACAATGGACAGGGCTTTGGAGTTGGGAGTATTCCATCCTCTGAGGGTTTTGGCTTACTAGGCATGAGCGAACGGGCAGAGCGCATCGGCGCACAACTAACGATTAGGAGTCAACCTGGGCAAGGAACAGAAATTATTGTCACCGTCAATCGGGAGTAG
- a CDS encoding AraC family transcriptional regulator, which yields MTIEISNSDVIADRCQELATLVMRHTEANGNIIQPTAIAQLDLTRSDAVSTALHGVYQPILAIVVQGQKEVLLDEQRYQYGAGQYLVVSVDLPLSSFVAQATPNKPYLGLKLNLDPMQLCDLVAQMSSSVGKKENSVRGISVSNVDVEAIECAFRLVKLLDTPQHIPMLAPLMIRELYYRLLIGEQGEAVRQIATSGSNMQRIAKAIKLIEAEFAQQMRIENLARRVSMSTSSFHQHFKQVTSMSPLQYQKQLRLLEARRLMLAENADAAYAAYRVGYESPSQFSREYSRLFGAPPMRDIERLRTA from the coding sequence ATGACGATCGAAATCTCCAATTCTGACGTAATCGCAGATCGGTGCCAAGAACTCGCGACACTGGTGATGCGGCACACCGAAGCCAACGGCAACATTATCCAACCAACTGCGATCGCGCAATTGGACTTGACGCGATCGGATGCTGTATCTACCGCACTTCATGGCGTGTATCAGCCAATCCTCGCGATCGTCGTGCAAGGACAAAAAGAAGTGTTGCTGGATGAACAGAGGTATCAGTATGGCGCAGGGCAATATCTAGTCGTTTCGGTCGATTTACCACTGAGTAGCTTTGTAGCCCAGGCGACACCCAACAAACCGTATTTAGGACTGAAACTAAACTTAGACCCGATGCAACTGTGCGATCTGGTTGCCCAAATGAGTTCTAGTGTGGGTAAAAAAGAGAACTCTGTCCGAGGTATATCAGTCAGCAACGTCGATGTTGAGGCGATCGAGTGTGCCTTCCGCCTGGTCAAGCTTTTAGATACGCCGCAGCATATCCCTATGCTGGCACCACTAATGATTCGCGAACTCTATTACCGTCTGCTCATCGGCGAACAAGGTGAAGCGGTGCGCCAAATTGCCACATCCGGCAGTAATATGCAGCGAATTGCCAAAGCCATTAAACTGATCGAGGCTGAGTTTGCCCAACAGATGCGGATTGAGAATTTAGCGAGGCGGGTCAGTATGTCTACTTCGTCGTTTCATCAACATTTTAAGCAAGTGACTTCGATGAGTCCGCTTCAGTATCAAAAGCAGTTAAGACTTTTAGAAGCACGTCGCCTGATGCTTGCCGAAAACGCTGATGCGGCGTATGCTGCCTATCGGGTTGGATATGAAAGTCCCTCACAGTTCAGCCGCGAATATTCGCGCCTGTTTGGTGCGCCACCGATGCGGGATATTGAACGGCTGCGAACTGCTTGA
- a CDS encoding beta/gamma crystallin-related protein, which produces MAAVELYNDSNFRGKLVETNSDTPNVGNDVNDRVTSIVINQGTWRFFTDSQFRGVSADLGPGRYPNIGLGTIPNDSIRSFRRIG; this is translated from the coding sequence ATGGCTGCTGTAGAACTTTATAACGACAGCAATTTCAGAGGCAAGTTAGTGGAAACAAATAGTGACACTCCAAATGTAGGTAATGATGTTAACGATCGCGTGACTTCAATTGTCATTAATCAGGGAACTTGGAGATTTTTTACAGATTCTCAATTTCGGGGTGTCTCTGCCGATTTGGGACCAGGACGTTACCCTAACATAGGTCTTGGAACCATTCCTAATGACTCAATCAGATCCTTCCGTAGGATTGGGTAG